Part of the Pseudomonas baltica genome is shown below.
CTCTTCACCCGGGAAGGGCTCTTCGCGGCCGCCCGAAAAGAAGAAAGTCACGTGGGCGTACTTTTCGGTTTCGGCAATGCGCAGCTGGGTCTTGCCGTTATCGGCCAGGTACTCGCCGAGCACGTTGTGCAGGCTGCCAGGGGCGAAGGCCGCCGGTGCCGGAATGTTTGCCGAATACTGGGTCAGGCCCACATAGCCGGCCAGTCTTGGCTGGCGCTTGCGCTCGAACTCGCTGAAATCGGCTTCGACGAACGGGCGGGTGATCTCCCGCGCGCGGTCGGCGCGAAAGTTCATGAACACCACGGCATCGCCGTCTTCGACCTTGACGGCTTCGCCAATCACGGTGGCCTTGACGAACTCGTCGCTCTCGCCGCGCTCGTAGGCGGCTTGCAGACCCTCTACCGCGGTGCCTGAGTGGTACTCGGCGCTCGCGTCGACGATCAGGTTGTATGCGGCACTGACACGATCCCAGCGGTTGTCACGGTCCATGGCGAAGTAACGGCCAATGATACTGGCCGTGCGGCCCTTGCCCAGGCGCTGATAGGTGGCATCCATCAGTTCGAGGGACGACTGCGCGCTTTTCGGCGGCGTGTCGCGGCCATCGAGGAAGGCGTGCAGGTAGATTTTTTCGGCGCCTCGCTTGGCGGCCAGTTCGACCATGGCCACGAGGTGATCCTGGTGGCTGTGTACGCCGCCTTCGGACAGCAGGCCCATGACATGCACTGCCTTGCTGGCGGCCACGGCCTTGTCGACCGCAGCGCAGATGGTCGGGTTCTCGAAGAACTCGCCGTCGCGGATGGCCTTGGTGACCCGGGTGAAGTCCTGGTACACCACGCGCCCGGCGCCGAGGTTCATATGGCCGACTTCCGAGTTGCCCATCTGGCCATCGGGGAGCCCGACGTCCATGCCTGAGCCCGAAATCAAGCCGTTGGCCTGGGTCGCGACCAGGCGATCGAGGACCGGCTTGCGCGCCGAATACACGGCGTTGTCGTCATGGCTTTCGCTGTGACCGAAACCATCGAGGATGATCAGGACCAGAGGTTTAGGCGTGGCAGTCATTAGATCCCACTCATTTTGTTAGAGGAAAGAAGGGCATTTTAGGGCATCCGCGCAGTGTTTGCCGAGGTTCTGATTGCACACTGCAGTCCGCAGTGGGAGCAGGCTCTGCCCGCAAAGGGGCCAGCAAGGCGCGTCAGGGTGTTGGTACTACTGGCGCTTTCGCGGGCAGAGCCCGTTCCCGCAAGGGTGCCGATTGTTGCCTCAGCAGACAGCCTACCGCCTATCACAGTTCCCGATTAAACCGGTGTCATGGGCATACTGCAGGCTTTGGCCCACCCCGGTGCCCGTGTATACTGGCCGGCATTTTAACGCCCTGGAACCTCCTGATGGTCGCTCACCTGATCGAATTCGCCACAAATCACTATCTGCTGGTCGGCATCTTCGCCGTGCTGCTGGCGTTGCTGCTGTCGCTGGAGACCAGCCGTGGTGGTAAAAGCCTCAGCTGCCGCGAACTGACCGCACTGGTCAACAGTGACCAGGGCGTGGTCATCGACATCCGCGCCAAAAAGGATTTCAGCACCGGCCACATCGTCGATTCGCTGAACATTCCCCAGGACAAACTGGCCTCACGCATGGCTGAACTGGAAAAACACAAGGCCAAGACCCTGATCGTCGTCGACGCCATGGGCCAGCACGCCGGCGCCACCGCACGCGAACTGCTCAAGGCCGGCTTTACCGCCGCCAAACTGTCCGGCGGTGTTTCCAGCTGGAAGGCCGACAACCTGCCCTTGGTGAAGTGATATGAGCGTCGTCGTCTACTCCAGTGACTGGTGCCCCTACTGCATGCGCGCCAAGGCCTTGCTCGAAGGCAAGGGTGTCGATTTCACCGAGATCAAGGTCGACGGCAAGCCCCAGGTGCGTGCCGAGATGACCAGCAAGGCCGGGCGCAGCTCGGTGCCGCAGATCTGGATCGGCGAGACCCACGTGGGCGGCTGCGACGACCTCTACGCCCTGGAGCGCGCCGGCAAGCTCGACGTGTTGCTCGGCAAGGCCTGAACCCTATTCCCGTTAGACTTTGAAGTGACAAGGATCCCGCAATGACTGACCAACCGAACACCGCAGCGAGCACCGAAGACGAAACCGCTCCGCAATTCTCCCTGCAGCGTATCTATGTACGCGACCTGTCGTTCGAAGCGCCGAAAAGCCCGGCCATCTTCCGTCAGCAGTGGGAGCCGAGCGTTGCGCTGGACCTCAACACCCGTCAAAAATCGCTTGAAGCCGACTTCCACGAAGTCGTGCTGACCCTGTCGGTTACCGTCAAGAATGGTGACGAAGTGGCCTTCATCGCTGAAGTCCAGCAGGCTGGTATCTTCCTGATCAAGAACCTCGACGACGCAGCGCTGAGCCACACCCTGGGCGCGTTCTGCCCGAACATCCTGTTCCCGTACGCGCGCGAGACCCTGGACAGCCTGGTGACCCGCGGTTCGTTCCCGGCACTGATGCTGGCCCCGGTCAACTTCGACGCCCTGTACGCGCAAGAGCTGCAGCGCATGCAGGAAGCTGGCGAGACCCCATCGGTTCAGTAAGCGAGCCTGCGGTCATGAAAAACGCCCCTCGGGGCGTTTTTTTGTAGTGATACAGCGCGCCTGCGATGGCGCTGCTGAATGCTTCTTCGCGGGCAAGCCTTGCTCCCACATGCGTACGTCGCTGGTTCGGCTTGCACCGTGGGAGCAAAGCTTGCTCGCGAAGAGGCCCGCTCAGGCGAAACCTTGCTGGCGCCAGGCCTCGTACACCGCCACCGCCACGGTGTTGGAGAGGTTCAGGCTGCGGCTGCCTTCGCGCATCGGCAGGCGCAGGCGATGGCCGTCGGGCTGGGCATCCAGCACCTCGTTGGGCAGCCCGCGGCTCTCGGGCCCGAACAGAAAAGCATCGCCCGGCTGGAATGCCACGTCGTGGAAGGGCTGCGAGCCCTTGGTGGTAAACGCGAACAGGCGCGGCTGGCCGAGGCTTTCGAGGCAGCTGGCCAGGTCGGCATGGCGCTTGAGCGGGGCATATTCGTGGTAATCGAGCCCGGCGCGGCGCAGGCGCTTGTCGTCCAGCTCGAAACCGATCGGCTCGATCAAGTGCAGGTGGCAGCCGCTGTTGGCGCAGAGCCTGATAATGTTGCCGGTATTCGGCGGAATCTCTGGTTGAAAAAGGATGACGTGAAACATGCACGGCTCCGAACTGAAAGACGGGCAGCATTCTACCCCTGATGAGCAAGACCCACGATCAAAACTCTGGCCCAAGTTCCTCGGCGCCGTCGCCTTGTTCAGCCTGCTGGTGGGGATGATGATCGGCAAAGCCACTGCGCCCGAGCCGCGGGTGCTGGATCGGATCGAAATACAGCCGGCAGGCCTGGTGTTGTGGTTCAACGAGGAACCCAAGCTGCACGCCGAATTCACCAACGGCACCTTGGCGATCGTCTTCGATGCCCACGGGCGGCCCGGTGCGGGGCAGTTGCCGGTAGACGGACGGCAAGCCAACTGGAGGGTGCAGCAGGGCGATCAGGGATTGTTGCTGACGGTGATCGCCGCTCGTGCATTGCAGGGCGATTGGTCCGGTGCCAAGGTCGACGGGCGGTGGCGTTTCGAAGTGAAGGTGCGCGAAGCGCTTGCCCCTTGAGGGGGAAAAGTCGCGATGGGGGAGTTGACGGATAAAAGAGGGAAGCCCCGGCCTGCCTGTACCAAGGTCCCCGAAAAACGGGAGGAGCGGCGCGGGCTCTGGGCTGCCGCGTACTCGATGTCGAT
Proteins encoded:
- the gpmI gene encoding 2,3-bisphosphoglycerate-independent phosphoglycerate mutase, which translates into the protein MTATPKPLVLIILDGFGHSESHDDNAVYSARKPVLDRLVATQANGLISGSGMDVGLPDGQMGNSEVGHMNLGAGRVVYQDFTRVTKAIRDGEFFENPTICAAVDKAVAASKAVHVMGLLSEGGVHSHQDHLVAMVELAAKRGAEKIYLHAFLDGRDTPPKSAQSSLELMDATYQRLGKGRTASIIGRYFAMDRDNRWDRVSAAYNLIVDASAEYHSGTAVEGLQAAYERGESDEFVKATVIGEAVKVEDGDAVVFMNFRADRAREITRPFVEADFSEFERKRQPRLAGYVGLTQYSANIPAPAAFAPGSLHNVLGEYLADNGKTQLRIAETEKYAHVTFFFSGGREEPFPGEERILIPSPKVATYDLQPEMSAPEVTDKIVDAIENQRFDVIVVNYANGDMVGHSGILEAAVKAVECLDTCVGRIVEALEKVGGEALITADHGNCEQMSDESTGQAHTAHTTEPVPFIYVGKQPLKVREGGVLADVAPTMLYLMGMDKPQEMTGTSILVKA
- a CDS encoding rhodanese-like domain-containing protein, which produces MVAHLIEFATNHYLLVGIFAVLLALLLSLETSRGGKSLSCRELTALVNSDQGVVIDIRAKKDFSTGHIVDSLNIPQDKLASRMAELEKHKAKTLIVVDAMGQHAGATARELLKAGFTAAKLSGGVSSWKADNLPLVK
- the grxC gene encoding glutaredoxin 3, whose translation is MSVVVYSSDWCPYCMRAKALLEGKGVDFTEIKVDGKPQVRAEMTSKAGRSSVPQIWIGETHVGGCDDLYALERAGKLDVLLGKA
- the secB gene encoding protein-export chaperone SecB — encoded protein: MTDQPNTAASTEDETAPQFSLQRIYVRDLSFEAPKSPAIFRQQWEPSVALDLNTRQKSLEADFHEVVLTLSVTVKNGDEVAFIAEVQQAGIFLIKNLDDAALSHTLGAFCPNILFPYARETLDSLVTRGSFPALMLAPVNFDALYAQELQRMQEAGETPSVQ
- the trmL gene encoding tRNA (uridine(34)/cytosine(34)/5-carboxymethylaminomethyluridine(34)-2'-O)-methyltransferase TrmL; the protein is MFHVILFQPEIPPNTGNIIRLCANSGCHLHLIEPIGFELDDKRLRRAGLDYHEYAPLKRHADLASCLESLGQPRLFAFTTKGSQPFHDVAFQPGDAFLFGPESRGLPNEVLDAQPDGHRLRLPMREGSRSLNLSNTVAVAVYEAWRQQGFA